In the Cololabis saira isolate AMF1-May2022 chromosome 7, fColSai1.1, whole genome shotgun sequence genome, one interval contains:
- the rab28 gene encoding ras-related protein Rab-28 isoform X1: MSDSEEDSQDRQLKIVVIGDGACGKTSLATRFAQESFGKQYKQTIGLDFFLKRISLPGNLNVTLQVWDIGGQTLGGKMLDKYVYGAHGVLLVYDITNYQSFENLEDWFGMVKKANEESDTQPVVFLVGNKIDLEHMRTVKADKHQRFCQENGLITQFVSAKTGDSVYLCFQKVAAEILGIKLNKAEIEQSQRIVKAELVDYPQDGGPIRQDNNQQSKICLVQ; this comes from the exons ATGTCGGACTCGGAGGAGGACAGCCAGGACAGGCAGCTGAAGATCGTGGTGATTGGAGACGGAGCGTGTGGGAAG ACATCACTCGCCACCAGGTTTGCACAGGAGTCTTTTGGGAAGCAGTACAAACAAACTATTGGGCTGGATTTCTTTCTGAAGAGAATAAGCCTTCCAG GTAATCTGAATGTGACTCTGCAGGTGTGGGACATTGGAGGCCAAACATTAGGGGGTAAAATGCTGGATAAATACGTTTATGGAGCTCAT GGCGTTCTACTAGTGTATGATATCACAAACTACCAGAGCTTTGAGAATTTGGAGGATTGGTTCGGCATGGTCAAGAAAGCTAATGAGGAATCTGATACTCAGCCTGTTGTCTTCTTGGTAGGCAACAAAA TTGACCTGGAGCACATGAGGACAGTGAAGGCTGATAAACACCAGCGCTTCTGCCAGGAGAACGGCCTCATCACTCAGTTTGTATCGGCCAAAACGGGGGACTCG GTATACCTTTGTTTCCAGAAAGTGGCTGCTGAGATTCTTGGTATAAAGCTTAACAAAGCAGAAATAGAGCAGTCCCAG AGGATTGTGAAGGCTGAGCTGGTGGACTACCCTCAGGATGGAGGGCCGATTAGACAGGACAACAATCAGCAGAGCAAAATATGCTTGGTTCAATAG
- the rab28 gene encoding ras-related protein Rab-28 isoform X2, producing the protein MSDSEEDSQDRQLKIVVIGDGACGKTSLATRFAQESFGKQYKQTIGLDFFLKRISLPGNLNVTLQVWDIGGQTLGGKMLDKYVYGAHGVLLVYDITNYQSFENLEDWFGMVKKANEESDTQPVVFLVGNKIDLEHMRTVKADKHQRFCQENGLITQFVSAKTGDSVYLCFQKVAAEILGIKLNKAEIEQSQRVVKADIVNYSQEIVARTVNPPRSSMCVVQ; encoded by the exons ATGTCGGACTCGGAGGAGGACAGCCAGGACAGGCAGCTGAAGATCGTGGTGATTGGAGACGGAGCGTGTGGGAAG ACATCACTCGCCACCAGGTTTGCACAGGAGTCTTTTGGGAAGCAGTACAAACAAACTATTGGGCTGGATTTCTTTCTGAAGAGAATAAGCCTTCCAG GTAATCTGAATGTGACTCTGCAGGTGTGGGACATTGGAGGCCAAACATTAGGGGGTAAAATGCTGGATAAATACGTTTATGGAGCTCAT GGCGTTCTACTAGTGTATGATATCACAAACTACCAGAGCTTTGAGAATTTGGAGGATTGGTTCGGCATGGTCAAGAAAGCTAATGAGGAATCTGATACTCAGCCTGTTGTCTTCTTGGTAGGCAACAAAA TTGACCTGGAGCACATGAGGACAGTGAAGGCTGATAAACACCAGCGCTTCTGCCAGGAGAACGGCCTCATCACTCAGTTTGTATCGGCCAAAACGGGGGACTCG GTATACCTTTGTTTCCAGAAAGTGGCTGCTGAGATTCTTGGTATAAAGCTTAACAAAGCAGAAATAGAGCAGTCCCAG CGAGTGGTGAAGGCAGACATTGTGAACTACAGTCAAGAAATCGTGGCCAGGACAGTCAACCCCCCCCGCAGCTCTATGTGTGTGGTGCAATGA